The uncultured Methanobrevibacter sp. genome includes the window TGTGATATCAGCAGTGTAGTTTCCGACATTAAGCATATCTTCAAGAACAACCTTGCCGTTATCGATAACCATGTATACTGTGTAGTTTTCAGCACCGCTCACATCAAATCTGACAAATCCGGTAGCATTAGGATTAACATTAACAGTTATTGTCACGTTATTGTCAATGACATTGACATCTGCGTCGACTGTTGTGTTTTCAAGGAAAATTTCATTAACAACAAAGGAAATGTCAGTAGTGTTGGAGTTGAATTCATCATCTCCTAGATATGTTGCTGTTACTGTGTATTCGCCAGGAAGCATGACTGTATCCCATACAGCAACGCCGTCATTAACGTTTACAGCCACTACCTTATTATCCAATGTAAATTCAACAAATCCAGTTGCATTTTCGTTGACCTCAACAGTAATGGTCACATTATAACCTGTTACACTAGCATCAGCATCAATTGTTGTGTTCTGCTTGACATATTCTCTAACTTCAAATTCAGCTGAAGTAGCATTAGGATTGAACTTATCGTTACCCATATAGGTTACTGCTACAGTATAAATTCTAGCAGGTAAATTGACATTGTAAACTGCCTGACCATTGTTAACTGCAAGGTATACTGATTGTCCGTCAATATTAAACTCAATAAGGCCGGTAGCCATTTTA containing:
- a CDS encoding Ig-like domain-containing protein, which codes for MLPVEDGKASFTYDFLPATYSANVNYLGDDNFNNASTTVSFTVFKTSSELKNTPIDVNVTTVENNVTITATVSKMATGLIEFNIDGQSVYLAVNNGQAVYNVNLPARIYTVAVTYMGNDKFNPNATSAEFEVREYVKQNTTIDADASVTGYNVTITVEVNENATGFVEFTLDNKVVAVNVNDGVAVWDTVMLPGEYTVTATYLGDDEFNSNTTDISFVVNEIFLENTTVDADVNVIDNNVTITVNVNPNATGFVRFDVSGAENYTVYMVIDNGKVVLEDMLNVGNYTADIT